The Quercus robur chromosome 7, dhQueRobu3.1, whole genome shotgun sequence genome has a segment encoding these proteins:
- the LOC126691507 gene encoding uncharacterized protein LOC126691507 produces MRGEWNGLKALVSNDCPYAYYIHCFAHRLQLALVAASKEVILVQSFFNRLSSIVNVVGASCKRTEQLKKAYADQIAYFVEIGELETGRGLTQISTLQWAGDIRWGSHLRSISSLVNIFSPTCEILLKIIKEGNTTSQREAAYLCYHAMISFEFVFILHLMKEIMKIIDALCQALQCQSRDILNAMNFVSSTEALIQKFRDEEWDNLLTTVKSFCEARDIDVPDMNARYVERGGLARYQQDDFTIEHHYRFSKHAVELLDLGSALDPKEARESFRSIDILLLVSKFYPKDFTNQEMIHLKVEVDHYEHNVVRHPDFKKLSISIATTERAFSAMNIIKNRLRNKMEDDFLMTL; encoded by the exons ATGCGAGGTGAGTGGAATGGATTAAAAGCTTTGGTTTCAAATGATTGTCCATATGCTTACTACATTCATTGTTTTGCACATCGCTTGCAATTAGCATTAGTGGCAGCATCAAAAGAAGTTATTCTTGttcaaagtttttttaatagattatcaTCTATTGTCAATGTTGTTGGTGCTTCATGCAAGCGTACTGAGCAACTGAAAAAAGCTTATGCTGATCAAATTgcatattttgttgaaattggtGAGCTTGAAACTGGAAGAGGACTTACTCAGATTAGCACATTACAATGGGCTGGAGATATTCGTTGGGGTTCTCACTTGAGATCAATTTCTAGCTTGGTAAATATATTTAGTCCAACATGTGAAATTTTACTTAAGATCATCAAGGAAGGAAATACTACTTCCCAACGAGAAGCAGCATACTTATGTTATCATGCTAtgatttcttttgaatttgtgtTCATTTTGCATCTCATGAAAGAAATTATGAAGATCATTGATGCactttgtcaagctttgcaGTGTCAGTCTCGAGACATTTTAAATGCGATGAATTTTGTTTCATCCACTGAAGCACTTATTCAAAAATTCAGAGATGAAGAGTGGGATAATTTACTTACCACTGTGAAATCATTTTGTGAGGCACGTGATATAGATGTCCCAGATATGAATGCTCGTTATGTTGAGAGAGGAGGTCTAGCTCGTTATCAACAAGATGACTTCACAATTGAGCATCATTATCGG TTTAGTAAGCATGCGGTGGAATTGCTTGATCTTGGTTCAGCTCTTGATCCTAAAGAGGCACGTGAGTCCTTTAGAAGTATAGACATTTTGTTGTTAGTAAGCAAGTTTTATCCGAAAGACTTCACAAATCAAGAAATGATACATTTAAAGGTAGAAGTTGATCATTATGAGCACAATGTAGTTCGGCATCCAGACTTCAAGAAGCTATCAA TTTCTATTGCAACTACAGAGCGAGCATTTTCAGCCATGAATATTATCAAGAATAGGCTTCGTAACAAGATGGAAGATGATTTTCTAATGACTCTATGA